A region of uncultured Draconibacterium sp. DNA encodes the following proteins:
- the rsgA gene encoding ribosome small subunit-dependent GTPase A, producing MKEGLVIKSTGSWYTVEDESGNTYECKIKGKFRIKGIKNTNPVAVGDRVGFTLQNVSADENIAQVGMITKIHERKNYIIRRSINLSKQAHIIAANIDQAVLVVTMQYPVTTTTFIDRYLASAEAYRIPVMIVFNKADRYNEDETEEMDLLMQIYRNIGYKCLKTSAKEGTGIDEFKEALKNKTNVINGHSGVGKSTLINLIQPGLNLKTMEISDSHKTGKHTTTYSQLFKLNFGGYIIDTPGIKAFGVLEMEPWEISHYFVEIFKFSEHCQYNNCSHTHEPGCAVKEAVENYQIAPSRFRSYLGLLEPDDKHRPAF from the coding sequence TTGAAAGAAGGATTAGTAATAAAATCGACCGGCAGCTGGTATACCGTGGAAGATGAAAGCGGAAATACCTACGAATGCAAAATAAAGGGCAAATTCCGCATTAAAGGAATTAAGAACACGAACCCCGTTGCCGTGGGCGATCGTGTGGGATTTACGCTCCAAAACGTGTCTGCCGACGAAAATATCGCACAGGTTGGTATGATTACCAAAATCCACGAACGCAAAAACTACATTATCCGCCGTTCAATTAATCTTTCGAAACAGGCACATATCATCGCTGCCAATATCGACCAGGCAGTATTGGTAGTAACCATGCAATACCCGGTTACCACAACCACTTTTATCGATCGTTACCTGGCATCGGCCGAGGCATATCGTATTCCGGTTATGATTGTTTTTAACAAAGCTGACCGCTATAACGAAGACGAAACGGAAGAGATGGACCTGTTGATGCAGATCTATCGAAATATCGGCTATAAATGCCTTAAAACGTCGGCTAAAGAAGGAACCGGCATCGATGAGTTTAAAGAAGCTCTAAAAAACAAAACAAACGTAATTAACGGGCACAGCGGCGTTGGAAAATCAACACTGATTAACCTTATTCAGCCGGGTTTGAATTTGAAGACCATGGAGATTTCCGATTCACACAAAACCGGAAAACATACCACTACCTATTCTCAGCTGTTTAAGCTGAATTTTGGCGGGTATATTATCGATACCCCGGGAATTAAAGCCTTTGGTGTTCTGGAAATGGAACCCTGGGAGATTTCGCATTATTTTGTTGAGATATTTAAGTTTTCGGAGCATTGCCAGTACAACAATTGCTCGCATACTCACGAACCCGGTTGTGCCGTTAAAGAGGCTGTAGAAAATTATCAGATCGCTCCTTCCCGCTTCAGAAGTTATCTGGGATTACTGGAACCGGATGATAAACACCGACCTGCATTTTAA
- a CDS encoding family 43 glycosylhydrolase, with the protein MKKIKIMGATALLSLFLSLTIKAQIGKPFIHDPSTIMECDGKYYTFGTGGGGLISEDGWTWNGGGVRPGGGAAPDAIKIGDRYLIIYGATGGGARSGHRGTILTMWNKTLDPNSPDFKYTEPIVVAATDGYEECDAIDPGVLLDPNTGRLWCSFGTYYGTIRIIELDPKTGKRMEGNEAVDVAVACEATTLMYHDGWYYLLATHGTCCDGSNSTYNIVVGRSRSITGPYLDNVGRTMLEGGGKMVAASGGRVVGPGHFGLIDLGDGVQKMSCHFEADLEQSGRSVLGIRPLLWKNDWPVAGDPFKEGTYEIESERRGYALELVVDFVRMPRGKRGFWQNADEPVEPIPSQTLEDVIDTWPNGDIGVRIGDYMFRPHQRWTITAVPEAGGYLGGPYYKIVIEGTERALAATAEAEVIAVPEFTGADEQLWRIEQLIDGTFRIMPKVVPNSNKKLALVSSGDSTPTLAEFDFNSDNSKWNFRDR; encoded by the coding sequence ATGAAAAAAATTAAAATAATGGGCGCAACAGCCCTGTTGTCCTTATTTTTAAGTCTTACAATAAAGGCACAAATCGGGAAACCTTTTATTCATGATCCGTCAACCATCATGGAATGCGACGGGAAATATTATACATTTGGTACCGGAGGTGGTGGATTAATATCGGAAGACGGTTGGACCTGGAACGGCGGGGGAGTAAGACCCGGTGGTGGAGCAGCGCCCGATGCCATTAAGATTGGCGACCGCTACCTTATTATCTATGGTGCCACCGGTGGTGGTGCGAGAAGCGGACACAGGGGGACGATTCTTACCATGTGGAACAAAACACTTGATCCTAATTCTCCCGATTTCAAATACACAGAACCCATTGTTGTTGCTGCAACAGACGGTTATGAAGAGTGTGATGCCATTGATCCCGGTGTTTTGTTGGATCCTAACACAGGACGATTATGGTGTTCATTCGGAACCTATTATGGTACTATACGCATTATTGAACTTGACCCGAAAACCGGCAAACGTATGGAAGGAAATGAAGCCGTAGATGTGGCTGTTGCCTGCGAAGCAACAACTCTGATGTATCACGACGGTTGGTACTACCTGCTTGCCACACACGGCACTTGCTGCGATGGTTCCAACTCAACCTACAACATCGTTGTTGGTCGTTCCAGGAGTATAACAGGTCCTTACCTGGATAATGTGGGAAGAACCATGTTAGAAGGTGGCGGGAAAATGGTTGCAGCATCGGGTGGAAGAGTTGTCGGTCCCGGGCACTTTGGACTTATAGACCTTGGTGATGGTGTTCAAAAAATGTCATGTCATTTTGAAGCTGATTTAGAACAAAGTGGCCGGAGTGTACTGGGTATCCGTCCCTTGCTTTGGAAAAATGACTGGCCTGTTGCGGGTGATCCTTTTAAAGAAGGAACTTACGAAATTGAATCGGAAAGAAGAGGTTATGCTTTGGAGTTAGTAGTCGATTTTGTGCGTATGCCACGTGGAAAACGCGGATTTTGGCAAAATGCAGACGAACCGGTTGAACCTATTCCATCGCAGACCTTAGAAGATGTAATTGACACCTGGCCAAACGGAGATATTGGCGTAAGAATTGGTGATTACATGTTCCGTCCTCACCAACGATGGACAATTACTGCAGTACCTGAAGCCGGTGGATATTTAGGCGGACCTTATTACAAAATTGTAATTGAAGGTACTGAGCGAGCATTGGCAGCTACTGCTGAAGCTGAAGTAATTGCAGTTCCTGAATTTACTGGTGCCGACGAGCAATTGTGGAGAATAGAACAATTGATTGACGGAACGTTCAGAATAATGCCTAAGGTCGTTCCAAATTCAAATAAGAAGCTGGCGTTGGTATCTTCGGGTGATAGTACACCTACGCTTGCTGAATTTGATTTTAACAGCGACAATTCGAAATGGAATTTTAGGGATCGTTAG
- a CDS encoding family 43 glycosylhydrolase translates to MKQIRILGSIALLSLLLSSAVMAQVGKPFIHDPSTIMVCDGKYYTFGTGRGGLISEDGWIWNGGGVRPGGGAAPDAMKIGDRYLVVYGATGGGLGGGHNGRILTMWNKTLDPNSPDFEYSEPIEVVRSEGMEDNDAIDPGLLLDPTTGRLWCSYGTYFGFIRLIELDPETGKRVEGNEALDIAIDCEATTMMYRNGWYYLLGTHGTCCDGTNSTYNIVVGRSKKVTGPYVDNMGREMLKGGGKMVIAAGGRVTGPGHFGLINIDKGVQKMSCHFEADLEQSGRSVLGIRPLLWKNDWPVAGDPFKEGTYEIESERRGYALELVVDFVRMPRGTRGFWQNADEPVEPIPSQTLEDVIDTWPTGDIGVRIGDYMFRPHQRWTITAVPEAGGYLGGPYYKIVIEGTERALAATAEAEVIAVPEFTGADEQLWRIEQLIDGTFRIMPKVIPNSNKKLALVSSGDSTPTLAEFDFNSDNSKWNFRDH, encoded by the coding sequence ATGAAACAAATCAGAATATTGGGCTCAATAGCCCTTTTATCACTGTTATTAAGCAGTGCAGTAATGGCACAAGTAGGGAAACCATTTATACACGACCCTTCAACAATAATGGTATGCGACGGAAAGTATTATACTTTCGGAACAGGCAGAGGTGGTTTGATATCTGAAGATGGTTGGATATGGAACGGCGGGGGAGTAAGACCCGGCGGCGGTGCTGCACCTGACGCTATGAAGATTGGTGATCGTTACCTTGTCGTTTATGGTGCAACCGGTGGTGGCCTGGGAGGCGGACACAACGGAAGAATCCTAACTATGTGGAACAAAACACTCGATCCGAATTCTCCTGATTTTGAATATTCAGAACCAATTGAAGTGGTAAGATCGGAAGGTATGGAAGATAACGATGCCATTGATCCGGGCTTGTTGCTCGATCCTACTACAGGACGCTTATGGTGTTCGTACGGAACGTATTTTGGGTTCATTCGCCTTATTGAGCTTGATCCAGAAACAGGGAAACGTGTTGAAGGTAATGAAGCACTGGATATTGCCATCGACTGTGAAGCCACTACAATGATGTACCGTAACGGATGGTATTATTTGCTGGGTACACACGGAACCTGCTGCGATGGTACGAATTCTACTTACAATATCGTAGTTGGCCGTTCAAAAAAAGTAACCGGCCCATACGTCGACAATATGGGAAGAGAAATGCTTAAAGGTGGTGGTAAAATGGTTATTGCTGCCGGTGGTAGAGTTACCGGTCCAGGGCATTTCGGTTTAATAAATATTGATAAAGGCGTTCAAAAAATGTCATGTCACTTTGAAGCGGATTTAGAACAAAGTGGACGTAGTGTACTGGGTATCCGTCCGTTGCTTTGGAAAAATGACTGGCCTGTTGCCGGTGATCCTTTTAAGGAAGGAACTTACGAAATTGAATCGGAAAGAAGAGGTTATGCTTTGGAGTTGGTGGTTGATTTTGTGCGTATGCCACGTGGAACACGCGGATTTTGGCAAAATGCAGACGAACCGGTTGAACCAATTCCATCACAAACTTTAGAAGACGTAATTGACACCTGGCCAACCGGAGATATTGGTGTAAGAATTGGTGATTACATGTTCCGTCCGCACCAACGATGGACAATTACTGCAGTACCTGAAGCCGGTGGATATTTAGGCGGACCTTATTACAAAATTGTAATTGAAGGAACAGAACGTGCCCTGGCTGCTACAGCAGAAGCTGAAGTAATTGCAGTTCCGGAATTTACTGGTGCCGACGAGCAATTGTGGAGAATAGAGCAATTGATTGACGGAACGTTCAGAATAATGCCTAAAGTCATTCCAAATTCAAATAAGAAGCTGGCGTTGGTATCTTCGGGTGATAGTACACCTACGCTTGCTGAATTTGATTTTAACAGCGACAATTCGAAATGGAATTTTAGAGATCATTAA
- a CDS encoding STN and carboxypeptidase regulatory-like domain-containing protein, whose translation MKQVKQLIIFGTILLLSFTTKGQQQDGSIFERRISINQTDQSLDFVLEQISWQANVFFSYDATIFNPAQKVSITAQDKSLYTVLNTLLDTTQYRFSELQNQVIITRISDDKTLSVAQDSVPVKYFFLSGKLIESRKGRPVEFASVSILDKPIGTISNTDGEFLLKVHPAYIGDTIVISCMGYEQKLLPANQLLDEDLFILEPASIKIKEIKVTAITPEKLLKNMRANYEKNYTPSSKLMTAFYRETVKQDKNYISVSEAVMEVLKAPYIGTSRGDLVRLLKGRKSRDVQPFKWLNFKLMGGPFTITELDAVKTVETFIDPEFEHVYEYQISDVIWYENQPVYVVKFQAQSGEFYPPFEGEMYVHRETFALVHANYHLNKVGLKKAEEIMIKKKPRKVKARPTYVHYQVNYRQYQGKWHLASAKASVKFKVRSKRDRINSEFHSVSDLLITNIQPTELKRFNKDERFSRNDIFVEVLGAYDENFWENYNIIKPNESLRNAFKQSLFN comes from the coding sequence ATGAAACAAGTAAAACAACTGATCATATTTGGAACCATCCTGTTGCTATCTTTTACTACAAAAGGCCAGCAACAGGATGGCTCTATTTTCGAGCGCCGCATAAGTATCAATCAAACCGATCAGTCGCTCGATTTTGTTTTGGAACAGATCAGTTGGCAGGCAAATGTATTTTTTTCGTACGATGCCACTATTTTTAATCCCGCACAAAAAGTAAGTATTACGGCCCAGGACAAGTCGCTGTACACCGTCCTGAATACTTTGCTCGACACCACCCAATATCGTTTTAGCGAGTTGCAAAACCAGGTAATTATTACCCGAATATCAGACGATAAAACGCTGTCGGTGGCACAGGATTCGGTGCCGGTAAAGTATTTTTTCCTGTCGGGCAAACTAATCGAAAGCCGAAAAGGGCGGCCCGTTGAGTTTGCGTCGGTATCTATTTTAGATAAACCAATTGGTACGATCAGTAATACCGATGGCGAGTTTTTGCTAAAGGTTCATCCGGCGTATATCGGCGATACCATTGTTATTTCGTGTATGGGCTACGAGCAAAAGTTGTTACCGGCCAACCAGTTACTCGATGAAGATCTTTTTATTCTGGAACCGGCTTCAATAAAAATAAAGGAGATAAAAGTTACTGCAATCACCCCCGAAAAATTGTTAAAGAATATGCGGGCCAATTATGAAAAGAATTATACGCCCTCGAGCAAACTAATGACCGCCTTTTACCGCGAAACTGTTAAACAGGATAAAAATTATATAAGTGTTTCGGAAGCGGTTATGGAAGTGTTAAAAGCGCCCTATATTGGCACCTCTCGCGGAGATTTGGTACGTTTATTAAAAGGGCGAAAAAGCCGTGATGTTCAGCCGTTTAAGTGGCTGAATTTTAAACTAATGGGGGGGCCGTTTACCATTACCGAGCTGGATGCCGTAAAAACCGTTGAAACTTTTATTGATCCCGAGTTCGAGCATGTGTATGAATATCAGATCAGCGATGTGATCTGGTATGAAAACCAACCGGTTTATGTGGTAAAATTTCAAGCTCAATCCGGCGAATTTTACCCACCTTTTGAAGGCGAAATGTATGTTCATCGTGAAACATTTGCACTGGTGCATGCTAATTACCATTTAAATAAAGTGGGATTAAAAAAGGCCGAAGAGATTATGATTAAAAAGAAACCGCGGAAAGTAAAAGCGCGGCCAACTTATGTACACTACCAGGTAAATTACCGACAGTACCAGGGAAAATGGCATCTGGCTTCGGCAAAAGCATCGGTTAAATTTAAAGTTCGAAGCAAAAGAGACCGCATAAACTCCGAGTTTCACAGCGTTTCCGATCTGTTGATCACCAATATTCAACCCACCGAATTAAAGCGGTTCAATAAAGACGAACGTTTTAGCCGTAACGATATTTTTGTGGAGGTTTTGGGTGCCTACGACGAAAATTTCTGGGAAAATTACAACATCATTAAACCCAACGAAAGCCTGCGAAATGCTTTTAAACAATCGCTGTTTAACTGA
- the tdh gene encoding L-threonine 3-dehydrogenase: protein MKAIVKSKPEKGIWMEDVPMPTVRPNDILLKVHKSAICGTDLHIYKWDEWAQQTIKTPVTIGHEYMGTVVEVGSEVDRVKVGERVTVEGHISCGFCRNCRRGRQHICDNTIGIGVNRDGGFAEYISVPAKNVLHIDQRISDEMMAIMDPLGNATHTALSFPLLGEDVLITGIGGPIGAMAAAICKFAGARNIIGTDLSKYRRDLARKMGATRVIDPTKESIKEAMKVHHMVSGFDIGLECSGSPVAFNDMVNHMYNGGKISLLGLLPERTQINWSKLIFKGLTLKGIYGREMYETWYHMEMMLTTGLDISPVITHRFKADDYQEAFEIMEAGDCGKIILDWE, encoded by the coding sequence ATGAAAGCAATTGTAAAAAGTAAACCTGAAAAAGGTATTTGGATGGAAGATGTTCCGATGCCAACTGTCAGACCCAACGATATTCTCCTGAAAGTACATAAATCAGCCATTTGCGGCACCGATTTACATATTTACAAATGGGACGAATGGGCGCAACAAACCATTAAAACGCCGGTAACTATTGGCCACGAATACATGGGAACCGTTGTTGAAGTGGGCTCGGAAGTTGACCGCGTAAAAGTGGGTGAACGAGTTACCGTTGAGGGTCATATTTCGTGTGGTTTTTGCCGAAATTGCAGGCGCGGGCGTCAGCACATTTGCGACAATACCATTGGAATTGGTGTAAACCGTGATGGTGGTTTTGCTGAATATATTTCCGTTCCGGCTAAGAACGTTCTGCACATCGATCAGCGAATTTCGGATGAAATGATGGCTATTATGGATCCGCTGGGGAACGCCACTCACACGGCTCTGTCGTTTCCTTTGTTGGGCGAAGATGTATTAATTACCGGAATTGGCGGACCTATTGGCGCTATGGCAGCAGCCATTTGTAAATTTGCCGGAGCACGCAATATTATTGGTACCGATTTAAGTAAATACCGCCGCGATCTGGCCCGAAAAATGGGTGCTACACGTGTTATCGATCCTACCAAAGAAAGCATTAAAGAAGCCATGAAAGTGCATCATATGGTTAGTGGTTTCGATATTGGTTTGGAATGCTCGGGTTCGCCGGTTGCCTTTAACGACATGGTAAATCACATGTATAACGGCGGAAAGATCAGTTTGCTTGGTCTGCTGCCCGAACGTACTCAAATTAACTGGAGCAAGCTTATTTTTAAAGGATTAACGCTTAAAGGAATTTATGGCCGCGAAATGTACGAAACCTGGTACCACATGGAAATGATGCTGACCACCGGCCTTGATATTTCGCCTGTTATTACCCACCGTTTTAAAGCCGACGATTACCAGGAAGCTTTTGAAATTATGGAAGCAGGCGATTGTGGTAAAATCATTTTGGATTGGGAATAA
- the rbfA gene encoding 30S ribosome-binding factor RbfA, whose amino-acid sequence MEQYSTRQNKISRLIQREMAEILLKVNKERFPGKLLSVTGVRITKDLSIARIHLSIFPSEFANEILEEIKLSGKQLRGELGRKTGKSLRVIPDLEFYIDDSLDYIDNIDNLLKK is encoded by the coding sequence ATGGAACAATACAGCACAAGACAGAATAAAATATCAAGGCTTATTCAACGCGAAATGGCCGAAATCCTTTTAAAAGTAAACAAAGAACGTTTCCCGGGAAAATTGCTCAGCGTTACCGGGGTGCGCATTACCAAAGATCTTTCTATTGCGCGAATTCACCTCAGCATTTTTCCTTCGGAATTTGCCAACGAAATATTGGAAGAAATTAAACTTTCGGGCAAACAACTGCGTGGTGAACTGGGCCGAAAAACCGGGAAAAGTCTGCGTGTTATTCCTGATTTGGAATTTTACATTGACGACAGCCTCGATTATATCGACAATATTGATAACCTGCTGAAAAAATAG
- a CDS encoding FtsX-like permease family protein, with protein sequence MNLPFFIAKRYLFSKKKQNIINIISWISMAGIVVGTMAIIIIVSVLNGFTDLIGVFYSDFDPDIKISSVEGKMFDPNTIDIEQIKALPDVVSYAEVVEEVALLRYGKRQFAATIKGVPDNYPDYTNIDKLLIEGEYYLEKDGIDYAVVGRGIANNLGVGVSFLDPLHVYVPKKGKQVSLNPSRAFNHDYLFPSAVFAVLEDVDAKYMLVSKEFATELFDSGNDISAIELSVAEGADVNAIQDKLEEIVGPGFHVKNKEQQHDLVFKTMKSEKWAVYFILVFILLLASGNMIGNLTMLYIDKKEDISILGSMGLPAKQINRIFLYEGWLISLAGGVLGTILGVFVCWLQITFGLVKLPGAGGSFVISAYPVHIIFTDIILAFAAVLIIGFIASWYPVKFMSNKQLAPSNIA encoded by the coding sequence TTGAACTTACCATTTTTCATAGCAAAACGATACCTGTTCTCAAAAAAGAAGCAGAATATTATTAACATAATATCATGGATTTCGATGGCCGGAATTGTGGTAGGTACCATGGCTATAATCATTATCGTTTCGGTGTTAAACGGTTTTACCGATCTGATTGGAGTGTTTTACAGCGACTTCGATCCGGACATTAAAATATCGTCGGTTGAAGGAAAAATGTTCGATCCCAATACGATTGATATTGAGCAAATAAAAGCTTTACCCGATGTTGTATCGTATGCCGAAGTGGTTGAAGAAGTTGCCCTGTTACGCTATGGAAAACGACAGTTTGCAGCCACAATTAAAGGTGTTCCGGATAATTATCCCGATTATACCAATATTGACAAGTTACTGATAGAAGGCGAGTACTATCTGGAAAAAGATGGTATTGATTACGCAGTTGTGGGCCGCGGAATTGCCAATAATCTTGGCGTTGGTGTTTCCTTTCTTGATCCGCTGCACGTTTATGTCCCCAAAAAGGGGAAACAGGTTTCGCTCAATCCGTCGCGGGCTTTTAACCACGATTATCTGTTCCCGTCGGCAGTATTTGCTGTGCTTGAAGATGTGGATGCCAAATACATGCTGGTATCGAAAGAGTTTGCCACCGAACTTTTTGACAGTGGGAACGACATTTCGGCCATTGAATTGTCCGTTGCCGAAGGAGCTGATGTTAATGCCATTCAGGATAAACTGGAAGAAATTGTAGGCCCCGGGTTCCACGTGAAAAACAAAGAACAGCAACACGACCTGGTTTTTAAAACCATGAAATCGGAAAAATGGGCAGTTTATTTTATCCTTGTTTTTATTTTGCTGCTGGCCTCCGGAAATATGATCGGCAACCTCACCATGCTTTATATCGATAAAAAAGAGGACATCTCTATTTTGGGTAGCATGGGACTTCCGGCAAAACAAATCAACCGGATCTTTCTTTACGAAGGCTGGTTAATTTCGTTGGCAGGTGGTGTTTTAGGTACCATTTTAGGCGTGTTTGTCTGCTGGCTTCAAATTACTTTCGGTCTGGTAAAACTGCCCGGCGCCGGTGGTTCTTTTGTTATTTCGGCCTACCCGGTTCATATCATTTTTACCGACATCATTTTGGCATTCGCCGCGGTTTTAATTATTGGATTTATTGCCTCATGGTACCCCGTTAAATTCATGTCGAACAAACAGTTAGCTCCTTCAAATATCGCCTGA
- a CDS encoding aspartyl protease family protein: MKPIKWNKIKIIVLMALLALLVVPNTSFAQDTKSQALDQNISIYAEDEPLSDVIEKICKYLDIDYSYNAEMVADKKISLNVSNKPLKYVLDKLMKDFYLLFEIEDNLLVVRDYVPIDESMEYENTTQQFASTNRGFLFDNQHAKQITIKFKSASNLIIIPVNINDSDTLNFILDTGVRYPIITELPFINKLNLNYMMPVKVQGLGEGESLTAYRSGNNVMHIDGLTARNQEVQMIIDENFQISHMLGIPVHGLIGFNLFKDYIVKVDYLNEKLTLYKPEYYKYRDRNKDIIMPLHFDGNKPFVRTTIVTDEMKEVPVKLLVDTGASDALWLSESSDERINLPQKHIETFLGRGLNGDLYGTKGRIDAIWVGPLLLTKPIVAFPNSKNIDSLISVNGRNGTIGAEILRRFYVTIDYRNSRLTLRPNNKIKEDFNYNMSGMEVTNPMPGLPIFTIADIRENSPAHIAGLQENDQIIRINSSNHQSLELNDINLLLQSREDKKIKLTVLRNGEEFKTSFELKKMF, translated from the coding sequence ATGAAACCAATAAAATGGAATAAAATAAAAATTATTGTCCTAATGGCCTTGCTGGCATTGTTAGTGGTACCTAACACCAGTTTTGCCCAGGATACAAAAAGCCAGGCGCTCGATCAAAACATCAGTATTTATGCTGAAGACGAGCCACTTTCAGATGTTATTGAAAAGATCTGTAAATACCTGGACATTGATTACTCGTACAACGCCGAAATGGTTGCAGATAAAAAAATCAGTTTAAATGTATCGAACAAGCCACTGAAATATGTGCTCGACAAACTGATGAAAGATTTCTACCTGCTTTTTGAAATTGAAGATAACCTGCTGGTAGTGCGCGATTACGTTCCTATCGACGAGAGTATGGAATACGAAAATACCACGCAACAATTTGCCAGTACTAACCGTGGATTCCTGTTCGATAATCAACATGCGAAACAGATCACGATCAAGTTTAAATCGGCAAGTAACCTAATTATTATTCCGGTGAATATTAACGATTCGGATACGCTGAATTTTATTCTCGATACCGGTGTTCGTTACCCGATAATTACCGAGCTTCCGTTTATTAACAAGCTGAATTTGAACTACATGATGCCGGTTAAGGTACAAGGACTTGGCGAAGGAGAATCGTTAACAGCTTACCGCTCGGGGAATAACGTTATGCATATCGACGGATTAACAGCGCGTAACCAGGAAGTACAAATGATTATCGATGAGAACTTCCAGATTTCGCACATGCTAGGTATTCCGGTTCACGGATTAATCGGCTTTAACCTGTTTAAAGATTACATTGTAAAAGTTGATTACCTGAATGAAAAACTGACATTGTACAAACCTGAATATTACAAGTACCGCGACCGCAACAAAGACATTATTATGCCCTTACATTTCGATGGAAACAAACCATTTGTGCGCACCACAATTGTAACCGACGAAATGAAAGAAGTACCTGTAAAACTTTTGGTTGACACCGGCGCCAGCGATGCGCTTTGGTTATCAGAAAGTTCAGACGAACGTATCAATCTGCCACAAAAACACATTGAAACATTTTTGGGCCGCGGTTTAAATGGCGACCTTTACGGAACAAAAGGACGTATCGATGCCATTTGGGTTGGACCACTGCTGCTTACAAAACCAATTGTAGCCTTTCCGAACTCAAAAAATATTGATAGCCTGATTTCGGTGAACGGCAGGAACGGAACCATTGGAGCAGAAATTTTAAGGCGCTTTTATGTTACAATCGACTACAGGAATAGCCGGTTAACACTGCGCCCAAATAATAAAATTAAAGAAGACTTTAATTACAATATGAGTGGAATGGAAGTTACCAATCCGATGCCCGGGTTACCCATTTTCACCATCGCTGATATCCGCGAAAATTCGCCCGCACATATTGCAGGATTGCAGGAAAACGACCAGATTATTCGTATTAACAGCAGTAATCACCAGTCGCTGGAGTTAAATGATATTAATCTGCTGCTTCAAAGCCGTGAAGACAAAAAAATTAAACTCACAGTATTACGTAATGGAGAAGAGTTTAAAACTTCTTTTGAGCTGAAAAAGATGTTTTAA